One window from the genome of Bubalus kerabau isolate K-KA32 ecotype Philippines breed swamp buffalo chromosome 17, PCC_UOA_SB_1v2, whole genome shotgun sequence encodes:
- the PARD6A gene encoding partitioning defective 6 homolog alpha isoform X1 yields the protein MARPQRTPARSPDSIVEVKSKFDAEFRRFALPRASVSDFQEFSRLLRAVHQIPGLDVLLGYTDAHGDLLPLTNDDSLHRALSSGPPPLRLLVQKRAEADSSGLAFASNSLQRRKKGLLLRPVAPLRTRPPLLISLPQDFRQVSSVIDVDLLPETHRRVRLHKHGSDRPLGFYIRDGMSVRVAPQGLERVPGIFISRLVRGGLAESTGLLAVSDEILEVNGIEVAGKTLDQVTDMMVANSHNLIVTVKPANQRNNVVRGASGRLAGPPSAGPAEPDSDDDSSDLVIENRQPPCSNGLSQGPPCWDLHTSRLLPAARSSLPSLDDREQASSGWGSSIRGDGSGFSL from the exons ATGGCCAGGCCACAGAGGACTCCGGCACGCAGTCCCGACAGCATCGTCGAGGTGAAGAGCAAA TTTGATGCTGAGTTCCGACGCTTTGCTCTGCCTCGCGCTTCAGTGAGCGACTTCCAGGAGTTTTCTCGGTTGCTGCGTGCAGTTCACCAGATCCCGGGCCTGGACGTGCTGCTTGGCTATACTGATGCTCACGGCGACCTACTACCCCTCACCAACGATGACAGCCTGCACCGGGCCCTGTCCAGCGGGCCCCCACCACTGCGCCTGCTAGTGCAGAAGCGGG CAGAAGCTGATTCCAGTGGCCTGGCCTTTGCCTCCAACTCTCTGCAACGGCGCAAGAAAGGGCTCCTACTTCGGCCAGTGGCACCCCTGCGCACCCGGCCACCACTACTGATCAGCCTGCCACAAGATTTCCGCCAGGTTTCTTCAGTCATAGATGTGGACCTACTGCCTGAGACCCACCGACGGGTGCGGCTACATAAGCATGGTTCCGACCGCCCCCTGGGTTTCTACATCCGAGATGGCATGAGCGTGCGAGTAGCTCCCCAGGGCCTGGAACGGGTTCCAGGCATCTTCATCTCCCGCCTGGTACGAGGGGGCCTGGCTGAGAGTACAGGGCTGCTGGCAGTCAGTGATGAGATCCTCGAGGTCAATGGCATTGAGGTAGCTGGGAAGACCTTGGACCAAGTGACCGACATGATGGTCGCCAACAGCCACAACCTCATTGTCACTGTCAAGCCAGCCAATCAGCGCAATAATGTGGTGCGTGGGGCATCTGGGCGTCTGGCAGGGCCTCCTTCTGCTGGGCCTGCTGAGCCTGACAGCGATGATGACAGTAGCGATCTGGTCATTGAGAACCGCCAGCCTCCCTGTTCCAATGGGCTGTCTCAAGGGCCTCCGTGCTGGGACCTGCACACTAGCCGCCTACTTCCTGCTGCCCGCAGCTCTCTGCCCTCCCTGGATGATCGGGAGCAGGCCAGCTCTGGTTGGGGGAGTAGCATTCGAGGAGATGGTAGTGGCTTCAGCCTCTGA
- the ACD gene encoding adrenocortical dysplasia protein homolog isoform X2, which translates to MRAPAAGMASFGGLVLRPWIRELVLGSDALSSPRAGQLLKVLQEAKAQSPSCAPDPPDAEAMLLVSDGTHSIRCLVTGEALNASDWEEKEFGFRGTEGRILLLRDCKVRVQVAEGDTPAEFYLQVDRFALLPTEQPREQVTGCNEDPDVRKKLCDCLEEHLSESTSSNTGLSLSQLLNEVEVDQEHQKALVRLAESCLILAGPDMAAPITPWAASRCRDTGEAVYTVPSLRLHISENDQQILSSLGPTQRAQGPERSPSHLALQDLSLSLISSPPSSPSSSGTPAIPSHLLSKENSASVSLLPPLPLAAPDPVQKGSSQPLSTICSAHGSLPPGSPHPSSIPNAPLLSCTPSLSRLGHAPSIHQAHISRAQKPSLEFKEFGLPPKTLHHSPRTRTTKGALESSCVWDPPERHRDGSAFQYEYKPPCPSLCAQVQAARLPPQLVAWALHFLMEPQPDSELTQM; encoded by the exons ATGCGGGCTCCAGCAGCGGGAATGGCAAGTTTTGGGGGCCTGGTCCTGCGACCCTGGATTCGAGAGCTGGTCCTAGGGTCAGACGCACTCTCAAGCCCGCGGGCGGGGCAGCTGCTCAAG GTACtgcaggaggccaaggcccagagcCCGTCCTGTGCCCCTGACCCGCCCGACGCGGAGGCCATGCTGCTTGTATCCGACGGGACCCACAGTATCCGATGCCTAGTGACGGGGGAGGCCCTGAACGCCTCAGACTG GGAGGAGAAGGAGTTCGGCTTCAGAGGGACAGAAGGCCGGATACTGCTGCTGCGGGACTGCAAGGTCCGCGTCCAGGTCGCCGAGGGAGACACG CCCGCGGAGTTCTACCTCCAGGTGGACCGTTTCGCTCTGCTGCCCACGGAACAACCCCGGGAACAGGTGACTGGTTG CAACGAGGACCCAGATGTGCGGAAAAAGCTCTGTGACTGCTTGGA GGAGCACCTTTCAGAGTCCACGTCATCCAATACAG GTCTTTCACTGTCCCAGCTTCTGAATGAGGTAGAGGTGGACCAGGAGCATCAGAAGGCACTAGTGCGCCTGGCTGAGAGCTGTCTGATACTGGCAGGTCCTGACATGGCAGCCCCCATCACACCCTGGGCTGCCTCTCGCTGCAGAGACACG GGAGAAGCTGTGTACACTGTCCCCAGCCTACGGCTGCACATCTCTGAGAATGACCAGCAAATCCTGAGCTCTCTGGGCCCAACTCAGAGGGCACAGG gccctgaGCGATCCCCATCACACCTGGCTCTGCAGGACCTGTCACTGAGTCTgatctcctcccctccttcctcgcCCAGTTCCTCAG GAACCCCTGCCATACCCAGCCACCTGCTGTCAAAGGAGAACAGTGCCAGCGTCAGCCTTctgcctcctctgcccttggCTGCTCCAGACCCAGTACAGAAGGGCAGCTCCCAGCCCCTGTCAACCATCTGCTCAGCCCACGGCTCCCTGCCCCCCGGGTCCCCACACCCCAGCAGTATACCCAACGCCCCACTCCTGAGCTGTACCCCAAGCCTGTCACGACTTGGCCATGCCCCCAGTATACACCAGGCCCATATAAGCAGGGCCCAGAAACCTAGCCTGGAGTTCAAAGAGTTTGGGTTACCCCCCAAGACCTTGCATCATTCTCCAAGGACAAGAACCACCAAGGGAGCCCTGGAGTCCAGCTGTGTCTGG GACCCCCCAGAGAGGCATCGTGATGGTTCTGCCTTCCAGTATGAGTACAAGCCACCTTGCCCCTCCCTGTGTGCCCAGGTCCAGGCTGCCAG GCTCCCTCCCCAGCTTGTGGCCTGGGCCTTGCACTTTTTGATGGAGCCACAGCCGGACTCTGAACTGACCCAGATGTGA
- the C17H16orf86 gene encoding uncharacterized protein C16orf86 homolog, giving the protein MDSAGAEKRPGAQEGIAVGQSQLTEVAGGHAQNSECPVMRDQCLVPAHEACQTQGEDKCPIRSTSEQKIQERLKLEEDRHKPEVEALEERGPRPMASTVRPSHGPKRKPVKLTPQASLFPSLTGPSHQALPRAESELPQGLLLQREEPENNQSEPSPTAKQHKKAKKRKSLGTPVLPVVASTVSAPSVTLGPERKAQRLRPLYQYINYCNPELNQAGEGDREAEAEVEPESELTVVPEEAGVEQPQALLPVAGELGSDLTLPCPSMSVPPTHILVPLGEEASEEPGGLPSLGVSGCIKAEMDKSTQVDINKMLSVCNAPLVPPLSPQYK; this is encoded by the exons ATGGACTCAGCAGGGGCTGAGAAGCGGCCAGGGGCCCAAGAAGGGATAGCCGTGGGGCAGTCACAGCTTACAGAGGTGGCTGGTGGCCATGCTCAGAATTCTGAG TGTCCAGTGATGAGAGACCAGTGCCTGGTGCCAGCCCATGAGGCCTGCCAAACCCAGGGTGAAGATAAATGTCCAATAAGATCCACCTCAGAGCAAAAGATCCAGGAGAGACTCAAGCTGGAGGAAGACAGGCACAAGCCAGAGGTGGAGGCACTGGAGGAGAGAGGTCCCAGGCCTATGGCCTCCACTGTGAGGCCCAGTCATGGTCCGAAGAGGAAGCCGGTCAA GCTGACTCCTCAGGCCTCCTTGTTCCCCAGTCTCACAGGCCCGAGCCACCAAGCCCTTCCTAGGGCAGAGAGTGAGCTGCCACAGGGGCTGTTGCTGCAGAGGGAGGAGCCAGAGAATAATCAGAGTGAGCCCTCACCAACTGCCAAACAGCACAAAAAAGCCAAGAAGCGCAAGAGTCTGGGAACCCCAGTGCTCCCAGTGGTGGCCAGCACAGTGTCGGCACCCTCAGTGACCTTGGGGCCTGAGC GAAAGGCCCAGCGCCTGCGGCCCCTGTACCAGTACATCAACTATTGCAACCCTGAACTGAaccaggcaggagaaggggacagggagGCTGAGGCTGAGGTGGAGCCTGAGTCGGAGCTGACCGTGGTCCCCGAGGAGGCGGGTGTGGAGCAACCACAGGCTTTGCTGCCAGTGGCAGGTGAGCTGGGCTCCGACCTCACTCTGCCCTGCCCCAGTATGTCTGTGCCCCCCACCCACATTCTggttcccctgggggaggaagccagtgaggagcctgggggtctgcCCAGCTTGGGAGTCAGCGGTTGCATCAAGGCTGAGATGGACAAGTCAACTCAGGTGGACATCAACAAGATGCTAAGTGTCTGCAATGCCCCGCTTGTGCCCCCACTCTCTCCTCAGTACAAGTGA
- the ACD gene encoding adrenocortical dysplasia protein homolog isoform X3, with product MRAPAAGMASFGGLVLRPWIRELVLGSDALSSPRAGQLLKVLQEAKAQSPSCAPDPPDAEAMLLVSDGTHSIRCLVTGEALNASDWEEKEFGFRGTEGRILLLRDCKVRVQVAEGDTPAEFYLQVDRFALLPTEQPREQVTGCNEDPDVRKKLCDCLEEHLSESTSSNTGPDMAAPITPWAASRCRDTGEAVYTVPSLRLHISENDQQILSSLGPTQRAQGPERSPSHLALQDLSLSLISSPPSSPSSSGTPAIPSHLLSKENSASVSLLPPLPLAAPDPVQKGSSQPLSTICSAHGSLPPGSPHPSSIPNAPLLSCTPSLSRLGHAPSIHQAHISRAQKPSLEFKEFGLPPKTLHHSPRTRTTKGALESSCVWTPCPLQDPPERHRDGSAFQYEYKPPCPSLCAQVQAARLPPQLVAWALHFLMEPQPDSELTQM from the exons ATGCGGGCTCCAGCAGCGGGAATGGCAAGTTTTGGGGGCCTGGTCCTGCGACCCTGGATTCGAGAGCTGGTCCTAGGGTCAGACGCACTCTCAAGCCCGCGGGCGGGGCAGCTGCTCAAG GTACtgcaggaggccaaggcccagagcCCGTCCTGTGCCCCTGACCCGCCCGACGCGGAGGCCATGCTGCTTGTATCCGACGGGACCCACAGTATCCGATGCCTAGTGACGGGGGAGGCCCTGAACGCCTCAGACTG GGAGGAGAAGGAGTTCGGCTTCAGAGGGACAGAAGGCCGGATACTGCTGCTGCGGGACTGCAAGGTCCGCGTCCAGGTCGCCGAGGGAGACACG CCCGCGGAGTTCTACCTCCAGGTGGACCGTTTCGCTCTGCTGCCCACGGAACAACCCCGGGAACAGGTGACTGGTTG CAACGAGGACCCAGATGTGCGGAAAAAGCTCTGTGACTGCTTGGA GGAGCACCTTTCAGAGTCCACGTCATCCAATACAG GTCCTGACATGGCAGCCCCCATCACACCCTGGGCTGCCTCTCGCTGCAGAGACACG GGAGAAGCTGTGTACACTGTCCCCAGCCTACGGCTGCACATCTCTGAGAATGACCAGCAAATCCTGAGCTCTCTGGGCCCAACTCAGAGGGCACAGG gccctgaGCGATCCCCATCACACCTGGCTCTGCAGGACCTGTCACTGAGTCTgatctcctcccctccttcctcgcCCAGTTCCTCAG GAACCCCTGCCATACCCAGCCACCTGCTGTCAAAGGAGAACAGTGCCAGCGTCAGCCTTctgcctcctctgcccttggCTGCTCCAGACCCAGTACAGAAGGGCAGCTCCCAGCCCCTGTCAACCATCTGCTCAGCCCACGGCTCCCTGCCCCCCGGGTCCCCACACCCCAGCAGTATACCCAACGCCCCACTCCTGAGCTGTACCCCAAGCCTGTCACGACTTGGCCATGCCCCCAGTATACACCAGGCCCATATAAGCAGGGCCCAGAAACCTAGCCTGGAGTTCAAAGAGTTTGGGTTACCCCCCAAGACCTTGCATCATTCTCCAAGGACAAGAACCACCAAGGGAGCCCTGGAGTCCAGCTGTGTCTGG ACACCATGTCCCCTTCAGGACCCCCCAGAGAGGCATCGTGATGGTTCTGCCTTCCAGTATGAGTACAAGCCACCTTGCCCCTCCCTGTGTGCCCAGGTCCAGGCTGCCAG GCTCCCTCCCCAGCTTGTGGCCTGGGCCTTGCACTTTTTGATGGAGCCACAGCCGGACTCTGAACTGACCCAGATGTGA
- the PARD6A gene encoding partitioning defective 6 homolog alpha isoform X2 codes for MARPQRTPARSPDSIVEVKSKFDAEFRRFALPRASVSDFQEFSRLLRAVHQIPGLDVLLGYTDAHGDLLPLTNDDSLHRALSSGPPPLRLLVQKREADSSGLAFASNSLQRRKKGLLLRPVAPLRTRPPLLISLPQDFRQVSSVIDVDLLPETHRRVRLHKHGSDRPLGFYIRDGMSVRVAPQGLERVPGIFISRLVRGGLAESTGLLAVSDEILEVNGIEVAGKTLDQVTDMMVANSHNLIVTVKPANQRNNVVRGASGRLAGPPSAGPAEPDSDDDSSDLVIENRQPPCSNGLSQGPPCWDLHTSRLLPAARSSLPSLDDREQASSGWGSSIRGDGSGFSL; via the exons ATGGCCAGGCCACAGAGGACTCCGGCACGCAGTCCCGACAGCATCGTCGAGGTGAAGAGCAAA TTTGATGCTGAGTTCCGACGCTTTGCTCTGCCTCGCGCTTCAGTGAGCGACTTCCAGGAGTTTTCTCGGTTGCTGCGTGCAGTTCACCAGATCCCGGGCCTGGACGTGCTGCTTGGCTATACTGATGCTCACGGCGACCTACTACCCCTCACCAACGATGACAGCCTGCACCGGGCCCTGTCCAGCGGGCCCCCACCACTGCGCCTGCTAGTGCAGAAGCGGG AAGCTGATTCCAGTGGCCTGGCCTTTGCCTCCAACTCTCTGCAACGGCGCAAGAAAGGGCTCCTACTTCGGCCAGTGGCACCCCTGCGCACCCGGCCACCACTACTGATCAGCCTGCCACAAGATTTCCGCCAGGTTTCTTCAGTCATAGATGTGGACCTACTGCCTGAGACCCACCGACGGGTGCGGCTACATAAGCATGGTTCCGACCGCCCCCTGGGTTTCTACATCCGAGATGGCATGAGCGTGCGAGTAGCTCCCCAGGGCCTGGAACGGGTTCCAGGCATCTTCATCTCCCGCCTGGTACGAGGGGGCCTGGCTGAGAGTACAGGGCTGCTGGCAGTCAGTGATGAGATCCTCGAGGTCAATGGCATTGAGGTAGCTGGGAAGACCTTGGACCAAGTGACCGACATGATGGTCGCCAACAGCCACAACCTCATTGTCACTGTCAAGCCAGCCAATCAGCGCAATAATGTGGTGCGTGGGGCATCTGGGCGTCTGGCAGGGCCTCCTTCTGCTGGGCCTGCTGAGCCTGACAGCGATGATGACAGTAGCGATCTGGTCATTGAGAACCGCCAGCCTCCCTGTTCCAATGGGCTGTCTCAAGGGCCTCCGTGCTGGGACCTGCACACTAGCCGCCTACTTCCTGCTGCCCGCAGCTCTCTGCCCTCCCTGGATGATCGGGAGCAGGCCAGCTCTGGTTGGGGGAGTAGCATTCGAGGAGATGGTAGTGGCTTCAGCCTCTGA
- the ENKD1 gene encoding enkurin domain-containing protein 1 yields the protein MCEGPSRISGPIPPDPTLCPDYYRRPSSAQGRLEGNALKLDLLTPDTDRDLDATPPRAPRIRPGGLEILERGRRGVGGVLLQLGGISLGPGASPKRKDPKDHEKENMRRIREIQRRFREQEHSREQGQSRPLKALWRSPKYDKVESRVKAQLQEPGPASGTEPAHFLRAHSRCGPGLPPPRVPSPQLTLPGPSAKAPGPGVDFITHNARTAKRAPRRHSRSLQVLAQVLEQQRQAQEHYNATQKGHVPQYLLERRDLWRREAEARQHSQPDPAMPPGHTRMPENQRLETLSSLLQSQSQLLRELVLLPAGADSLRAQSHRAELDRKLVQVEEAIKIFSRPKVFVKMDS from the exons ATGTGTGAGGGTCCGTCCCGCATCTCGGGGCCCATCCCCCCAGACCCTACGCTCTGTCCTGACTACTACCGGAGGCCGTCTTCGG CCCAAGGGCGCCTTGAGGGAAATGCGCTGAAGCTGGACCTGCTGACGCCGGACACGGACCGGGACCTAGACGCCACCCCTCCCCGCGCCCCCCGCATCCGTCCGGGAGGCCTAGAAATCCTGGAGCGTGGCCGTCGCGGCGTGGGTGGTGTGCTGCTGCAGCTCGGGGGTATCTCCCTAGGCCCAGGGGCCTCTCCCAAGA GGAAGGACCCCAAAGATCATGAGAAGGAGAACATGAGGCGGATCAGGGAGATCCAGAGGCGATTCCGTGAGCAGGAGCACAGCCGGGAGCAGGGCCAGTCCAGGCCCCTAAAGGCCCTGTGGCGCTCACCCAAGTATGACAAAGTGGAGTCGCGTGTCAAGGCTCAGCTGCAG GAGCCAGGCCCTGCCTCTGGAACTGAGCCAGCCCACTTTCTGCGGGCCCATTCCCGTTGCGGCCCCGGGCTCCCACCACCCCGTGTCCCCAGTCCCCAGCTAACCCTACCAGGTCCCAGTGCTAAG GCCCCAGGCCCGGGTGTGGACTTCATTACCCACAATGCTCGCACTGCCAAGAGGGCCCCCCGGCGGCATTCTCGCTCACTGCAAGTCCTGGCACAGGTGCTGGAGCAGCAGCGGCAAGCCCAGGAGCACTACAACGCCACACAGAAGGGTCACGTGCCCCAGTA CTTGTTGGAGCGCAGGGACCTGTGGCGGCGGGAGGCTGAGGCTCGTCAGCACAGCCAACCGGACCCGGCCATGCCCCCTGGCCACACTCGCATGCCTGAGAATCAGCGGCTGGAGACACTGAGCAGTCTGCTCCAGA GCCAGAGCCAGCTGCTGCGTGAGCTGGTGCTGCTGCCTGCGGGGGCGGATTCACTGAGGGCCCAGAGCCACCGTGCTGAGCTGGACCGGAAGCTGGTGCAGGTAGAGGAGGCCATCAAGATCTTTTCCCGCCCCAAAGTCTTTGTGAAGATGGATTCCTGA
- the ACD gene encoding adrenocortical dysplasia protein homolog isoform X1, whose amino-acid sequence MRAPAAGMASFGGLVLRPWIRELVLGSDALSSPRAGQLLKVLQEAKAQSPSCAPDPPDAEAMLLVSDGTHSIRCLVTGEALNASDWEEKEFGFRGTEGRILLLRDCKVRVQVAEGDTPAEFYLQVDRFALLPTEQPREQVTGCNEDPDVRKKLCDCLEEHLSESTSSNTGLSLSQLLNEVEVDQEHQKALVRLAESCLILAGPDMAAPITPWAASRCRDTGEAVYTVPSLRLHISENDQQILSSLGPTQRAQGPERSPSHLALQDLSLSLISSPPSSPSSSGTPAIPSHLLSKENSASVSLLPPLPLAAPDPVQKGSSQPLSTICSAHGSLPPGSPHPSSIPNAPLLSCTPSLSRLGHAPSIHQAHISRAQKPSLEFKEFGLPPKTLHHSPRTRTTKGALESSCVWTPCPLQDPPERHRDGSAFQYEYKPPCPSLCAQVQAARLPPQLVAWALHFLMEPQPDSELTQM is encoded by the exons ATGCGGGCTCCAGCAGCGGGAATGGCAAGTTTTGGGGGCCTGGTCCTGCGACCCTGGATTCGAGAGCTGGTCCTAGGGTCAGACGCACTCTCAAGCCCGCGGGCGGGGCAGCTGCTCAAG GTACtgcaggaggccaaggcccagagcCCGTCCTGTGCCCCTGACCCGCCCGACGCGGAGGCCATGCTGCTTGTATCCGACGGGACCCACAGTATCCGATGCCTAGTGACGGGGGAGGCCCTGAACGCCTCAGACTG GGAGGAGAAGGAGTTCGGCTTCAGAGGGACAGAAGGCCGGATACTGCTGCTGCGGGACTGCAAGGTCCGCGTCCAGGTCGCCGAGGGAGACACG CCCGCGGAGTTCTACCTCCAGGTGGACCGTTTCGCTCTGCTGCCCACGGAACAACCCCGGGAACAGGTGACTGGTTG CAACGAGGACCCAGATGTGCGGAAAAAGCTCTGTGACTGCTTGGA GGAGCACCTTTCAGAGTCCACGTCATCCAATACAG GTCTTTCACTGTCCCAGCTTCTGAATGAGGTAGAGGTGGACCAGGAGCATCAGAAGGCACTAGTGCGCCTGGCTGAGAGCTGTCTGATACTGGCAGGTCCTGACATGGCAGCCCCCATCACACCCTGGGCTGCCTCTCGCTGCAGAGACACG GGAGAAGCTGTGTACACTGTCCCCAGCCTACGGCTGCACATCTCTGAGAATGACCAGCAAATCCTGAGCTCTCTGGGCCCAACTCAGAGGGCACAGG gccctgaGCGATCCCCATCACACCTGGCTCTGCAGGACCTGTCACTGAGTCTgatctcctcccctccttcctcgcCCAGTTCCTCAG GAACCCCTGCCATACCCAGCCACCTGCTGTCAAAGGAGAACAGTGCCAGCGTCAGCCTTctgcctcctctgcccttggCTGCTCCAGACCCAGTACAGAAGGGCAGCTCCCAGCCCCTGTCAACCATCTGCTCAGCCCACGGCTCCCTGCCCCCCGGGTCCCCACACCCCAGCAGTATACCCAACGCCCCACTCCTGAGCTGTACCCCAAGCCTGTCACGACTTGGCCATGCCCCCAGTATACACCAGGCCCATATAAGCAGGGCCCAGAAACCTAGCCTGGAGTTCAAAGAGTTTGGGTTACCCCCCAAGACCTTGCATCATTCTCCAAGGACAAGAACCACCAAGGGAGCCCTGGAGTCCAGCTGTGTCTGG ACACCATGTCCCCTTCAGGACCCCCCAGAGAGGCATCGTGATGGTTCTGCCTTCCAGTATGAGTACAAGCCACCTTGCCCCTCCCTGTGTGCCCAGGTCCAGGCTGCCAG GCTCCCTCCCCAGCTTGTGGCCTGGGCCTTGCACTTTTTGATGGAGCCACAGCCGGACTCTGAACTGACCCAGATGTGA